One genomic window of Arachis hypogaea cultivar Tifrunner chromosome 8, arahy.Tifrunner.gnm2.J5K5, whole genome shotgun sequence includes the following:
- the LOC112707551 gene encoding zinc finger CCCH domain-containing protein 37 isoform X2, with the protein MLKNGKSKSHVHTYSPTNYRVPNAMFLSHRRDAALRFTSSAATTATDADIGPPGVVSRVSSVTAGPNSSSASHLLQASSWPAAIAAAAAAANGGSPALELKRSSEFGQSEAWYSTNSLAKRPRYESGSNLPIYPQRPGEKDCAHYMLTRTCKFGDSCKFDHPIWVPDGGIPDWKEISNTVSSETLPERIGEPDCPYFIKTQRCKFGSKCKFNHPRSSENGDISALPERPSEPLCAFYVKTGRCKFGATCKFHHPKDIQILTSDELSYNAEQTQENSVREGATGDTQSFLSPLLHNSKGLPVRMGEVDCPFYMKTGSCKYGATCRYNHPDRNAIYPSVAAFGSSMVTSMAANLSIGSINPSVPIYQAYDPRLSNPMSQLGVAEIMYPQRPGQIECDFYMKTGECKFGERCKFHHPLDRSATSSIKLTPAGLPRREGVSICPYYMKTGTCKFGATCKFDHPPPGEVIEIAKSQGTSATDGGEADS; encoded by the exons ATGTTAAAAAATGGAAAATCAAAATCACATGTACACACTTACAGCCCTACCAACTACAGAGTTCCAAATGCCATGTTCCTCTCCCACCGCCGCGATGCAGCGCTCCGCTTCACCTCCTCCGCCGCCACTACTGCTACCGACGCCGACATTGGGCCGCCAGGGGTTGTCTCCAGAGTTTCTTCCGTCACCGCCGGACCTAACTCTTCCTCCGCATCCCACTTGCTTCAAGCCTCTTCTTGGCCTGCTGCCATCGCTGCCGCTGCCGCTGCCGCAAATGGTGGCTCCCCCGCGCTCGAACTGAAACGCTCTTCTGAAT TTGGGCAAAGCGAAGCTTGGTATTCTACAAACTCACTAGCTAAGCGCCCTAGATATGAAAGTGGAAGCAATTTGCCTATATATCCCCAGAGACCAGGAGAGAAGGATTGTGCCCACTATATGCTTACAAGAACCTGTAAATTTGGAGATAGCTGCAAGTTTGACCATCCTATTTGGGTTCCTGACGGTGGAATACCAGATTGGAAAGAG ATTTCAAACACTGTTTCGAGTGAAACACTTCCCGAGAGAATAGGAGAACCAGACTGTCCA TACTTTATTAAAACTCAGAGATGCAAGTTTGGTTCAAAGTGCAAGTTTAATCATCCAAGATCTTCTGAAAATGGTGATATTTCTGCCTTACCTGAGAGGCCATCAGAGCCCCTCTGTGCG TTCTATGTGAAGACTGGGAGATGTAAATTTGGTGCTACGTGTAAATTCCATCACCCGAAAGACATCCAGATTCTGACGTCTGATGAACTGAGTTATAATGCTGAACAAACACAAGAAAATTCCGTAAGGGAGGGAGCAACAGGAGATACACAATCTTTCTTATCTCCACTATTGCATAATAGCAAAGGACTTCCAGTAAGAATG GGGGAAGTTGATTGCCCATTCTACATGAAAACTGGAAG TTGCAAGTATGGTGCTACATGCCGCTACAACCATCCTGACAGGAATG CAATTTATCCGTCAGTTGCTGCATTTGGTTCTTCTATGGTGACGTCTATGGCTGCTAATCTAAGTATTGGATCTATAAATCCTTCTGTACCTATTTATCAAGCATATGACCCAAGGTTGTCAAATCCAATG TCTCAACTTGGAGTGGCAGAAATTATGTATCCTCAGCGTCCTGGACAGATTGAATGTGAT TTCTATATGAAAACTGGTGAGTGCAAATTCGGGGAAAGATGCAAGTTCCATCACCCTCTTGACCGATCAGCAACATCAAGCATTAAGCTCACTCCCGCAGGATTACCTAGGAGAGAG GGTGTTAGCATCTGTCCGTATTACATGAAAACTGGCACTTGCAAGTTTGGTGCGACCTGTAAGTTTGACCACCCGCCACCCGGAGAAGTTATCGAGATAGCAAAATCGCAAGGAACATCCGCAACTGATGGAGGGGAAGCAGATTCATGA
- the LOC112707551 gene encoding zinc finger CCCH domain-containing protein 37 isoform X1, whose translation MLKNGKSKSHVHTYSPTNYRVPNAMFLSHRRDAALRFTSSAATTATDADIGPPGVVSRVSSVTAGPNSSSASHLLQASSWPAAIAAAAAAANGGSPALELKRSSESLYYPTILGIPNTVGQSEAWYSTNSLAKRPRYESGSNLPIYPQRPGEKDCAHYMLTRTCKFGDSCKFDHPIWVPDGGIPDWKEISNTVSSETLPERIGEPDCPYFIKTQRCKFGSKCKFNHPRSSENGDISALPERPSEPLCAFYVKTGRCKFGATCKFHHPKDIQILTSDELSYNAEQTQENSVREGATGDTQSFLSPLLHNSKGLPVRMGEVDCPFYMKTGSCKYGATCRYNHPDRNAIYPSVAAFGSSMVTSMAANLSIGSINPSVPIYQAYDPRLSNPMSQLGVAEIMYPQRPGQIECDFYMKTGECKFGERCKFHHPLDRSATSSIKLTPAGLPRREGVSICPYYMKTGTCKFGATCKFDHPPPGEVIEIAKSQGTSATDGGEADS comes from the exons ATGTTAAAAAATGGAAAATCAAAATCACATGTACACACTTACAGCCCTACCAACTACAGAGTTCCAAATGCCATGTTCCTCTCCCACCGCCGCGATGCAGCGCTCCGCTTCACCTCCTCCGCCGCCACTACTGCTACCGACGCCGACATTGGGCCGCCAGGGGTTGTCTCCAGAGTTTCTTCCGTCACCGCCGGACCTAACTCTTCCTCCGCATCCCACTTGCTTCAAGCCTCTTCTTGGCCTGCTGCCATCGCTGCCGCTGCCGCTGCCGCAAATGGTGGCTCCCCCGCGCTCGAACTGAAACGCTCTTCTGAAT CACTCTACTATCCAACCATTTTGGGTATCCCAAACACAGTTGGGCAAAGCGAAGCTTGGTATTCTACAAACTCACTAGCTAAGCGCCCTAGATATGAAAGTGGAAGCAATTTGCCTATATATCCCCAGAGACCAGGAGAGAAGGATTGTGCCCACTATATGCTTACAAGAACCTGTAAATTTGGAGATAGCTGCAAGTTTGACCATCCTATTTGGGTTCCTGACGGTGGAATACCAGATTGGAAAGAG ATTTCAAACACTGTTTCGAGTGAAACACTTCCCGAGAGAATAGGAGAACCAGACTGTCCA TACTTTATTAAAACTCAGAGATGCAAGTTTGGTTCAAAGTGCAAGTTTAATCATCCAAGATCTTCTGAAAATGGTGATATTTCTGCCTTACCTGAGAGGCCATCAGAGCCCCTCTGTGCG TTCTATGTGAAGACTGGGAGATGTAAATTTGGTGCTACGTGTAAATTCCATCACCCGAAAGACATCCAGATTCTGACGTCTGATGAACTGAGTTATAATGCTGAACAAACACAAGAAAATTCCGTAAGGGAGGGAGCAACAGGAGATACACAATCTTTCTTATCTCCACTATTGCATAATAGCAAAGGACTTCCAGTAAGAATG GGGGAAGTTGATTGCCCATTCTACATGAAAACTGGAAG TTGCAAGTATGGTGCTACATGCCGCTACAACCATCCTGACAGGAATG CAATTTATCCGTCAGTTGCTGCATTTGGTTCTTCTATGGTGACGTCTATGGCTGCTAATCTAAGTATTGGATCTATAAATCCTTCTGTACCTATTTATCAAGCATATGACCCAAGGTTGTCAAATCCAATG TCTCAACTTGGAGTGGCAGAAATTATGTATCCTCAGCGTCCTGGACAGATTGAATGTGAT TTCTATATGAAAACTGGTGAGTGCAAATTCGGGGAAAGATGCAAGTTCCATCACCCTCTTGACCGATCAGCAACATCAAGCATTAAGCTCACTCCCGCAGGATTACCTAGGAGAGAG GGTGTTAGCATCTGTCCGTATTACATGAAAACTGGCACTTGCAAGTTTGGTGCGACCTGTAAGTTTGACCACCCGCCACCCGGAGAAGTTATCGAGATAGCAAAATCGCAAGGAACATCCGCAACTGATGGAGGGGAAGCAGATTCATGA